A single region of the Leptospiraceae bacterium genome encodes:
- a CDS encoding YceI family protein: protein MGKKIKFFRIVGLVVFLAFSSLSAEPITENKLKVESGKMLFTLIKTMAGSDSKMVGLAKQVSGSVDMKAKTFDFTMDITLDSFALDGQYKFANDRMHETYLESVKFATANYKGTIVSYDPASGKAKVTGKMTIHGTTKDSVEIEGVVTPSESGSGYLLTAGFKVNLNDYKIAVPDIKLAKVSEIVELKIKLELKSAK, encoded by the coding sequence ATGGGAAAAAAAATAAAATTTTTTAGAATAGTCGGTTTAGTAGTATTTTTGGCATTTAGCTCGTTATCCGCAGAACCTATCACAGAAAATAAACTAAAAGTAGAATCAGGCAAAATGCTTTTTACATTGATCAAAACAATGGCTGGATCTGATTCGAAAATGGTCGGACTTGCGAAACAAGTTTCCGGTAGTGTTGATATGAAAGCAAAGACTTTTGATTTTACAATGGACATTACTCTTGATAGTTTTGCTTTAGATGGGCAATACAAATTTGCCAATGATAGAATGCATGAAACATATCTCGAATCTGTAAAGTTTGCAACAGCAAATTATAAAGGTACAATCGTTTCCTATGATCCTGCTAGCGGTAAAGCGAAAGTAACCGGTAAAATGACAATTCACGGAACAACTAAAGACAGTGTTGAAATTGAAGGCGTTGTTACTCCATCAGAATCAGGAAGTGGATACCTATTAACCGCTGGATTTAAAGTAAATCTAAATGACTATAAAATTGCAGTTCCAGATATTAAGCTTGCTAAAGTTAGCGAAATCGTAGAGCTTAAAATTAAACTGGAGCTAAAGAGCGCAAAATGA
- a CDS encoding aminotransferase class V-fold PLP-dependent enzyme: MTNWKTYYENYPVNQELIWLNNCGTTPVGRRTITDVTRYLEAYSKQGVFNELEKYSTVKKRITEILSQLLNCHSEEIGIIHNTSEGINFISQGLDLHRGEEILLLENEYPSNVYPFQHWEAKGIHLKFIPMADSPAKFLENVKSSISPNTKAISLSLVHWCTGMPLPTTEIGQLCKEKGIDFILDGAQGVGLLDVDVQKMNVSYMAFPAWKWLLGPLGLGGIYVAKDKLATMKTIFKGQSSVVNADEYLPYKTEIKPGADRFEYSTGNFTDWVYWKSTLEMLSEIGFPIVRERIYTLTEYLADGLRKNGFQIYSDNFPEHKTGILACDKSGVDSSELVKILRDNKVISAVRLGRVRLAPHIYNSFEQLDRVIELLKN; encoded by the coding sequence ATGACAAACTGGAAAACATATTACGAAAATTATCCTGTCAATCAGGAACTCATCTGGCTCAATAATTGCGGAACAACTCCTGTTGGAAGAAGAACAATTACGGACGTTACCCGCTACTTAGAAGCCTATTCAAAACAAGGGGTATTTAACGAATTAGAAAAATATTCTACAGTCAAGAAGCGCATAACAGAGATTCTCTCCCAACTACTGAATTGTCACTCGGAGGAAATCGGAATTATCCACAACACTTCGGAAGGAATTAATTTCATTTCACAGGGTCTTGACTTGCATCGAGGGGAAGAGATTTTACTTCTGGAAAATGAATATCCAAGCAATGTGTATCCATTTCAGCATTGGGAAGCAAAAGGAATTCATCTAAAGTTTATTCCAATGGCAGATTCTCCTGCAAAATTTTTAGAAAATGTAAAGTCTTCCATTTCACCAAATACAAAAGCAATCTCGCTTTCTCTTGTGCATTGGTGCACTGGTATGCCATTACCCACAACTGAAATTGGACAATTATGCAAGGAAAAAGGGATTGATTTTATTTTGGACGGTGCGCAAGGAGTAGGACTACTTGATGTAGATGTTCAGAAAATGAATGTTTCCTATATGGCTTTTCCGGCTTGGAAATGGTTGCTCGGTCCTCTTGGTCTTGGTGGCATCTACGTCGCAAAAGACAAATTAGCCACAATGAAAACAATTTTCAAAGGACAGAGTTCTGTTGTCAATGCAGACGAATACTTACCGTATAAAACAGAAATCAAACCGGGGGCAGACCGATTTGAATACTCAACTGGGAATTTCACAGATTGGGTTTACTGGAAATCAACCTTGGAAATGCTGTCCGAAATAGGATTTCCAATTGTGCGTGAAAGAATTTATACTCTAACAGAATACTTAGCTGATGGACTCCGTAAAAATGGGTTCCAAATTTATTCAGACAATTTCCCTGAACACAAAACTGGAATTTTAGCTTGCGACAAATCAGGAGTAGACTCTTCTGAATTAGTAAAAATCCTCCGCGATAATAAAGTCATCTCTGCCGTGAGGCTAGGTCGTGTTAGACTCGCTCCTCATATTTATAACTCATTTGAGCAATTAGATAGAGTAATTGAACTGTTAAAAAATTGA
- a CDS encoding class I SAM-dependent methyltransferase: MGIRKLLEQRLTEENKGSKEAQQLHLNTYIEKLKASPIAVNTSDANEQHYEVPTEFYKYVLGKRMKYSGGYWPSGADTLDASEEAMLKLSCERAQLKDGQTVLDLGCGWGSVSLYVAEKFPNCKITGVSNSKTQKEYIDSVAKEKGFKNLTIITQDMNDFQINEKFDRIISVEMLEHMKNYQKLFAKLSGFLKPEGLFFIHIFTHKEFAYPFEVKDETDWMAKYFFTGGMMPSHNLFLYFQEHLTIRNHWVVNGVHYGKTSEAWLENMDKNKTQILPILEKAYGKENVTKWWSYWRIFFLSCAELFAYRNGEEWLVSHYLFQKK; the protein is encoded by the coding sequence ATGGGAATTCGGAAATTACTCGAGCAGAGGCTAACAGAAGAAAACAAAGGAAGTAAAGAAGCGCAACAACTTCATCTGAATACCTACATAGAAAAATTAAAGGCAAGTCCGATTGCAGTAAATACTTCGGATGCAAATGAGCAGCACTACGAAGTCCCTACCGAATTTTACAAATATGTTTTAGGCAAGAGAATGAAATACAGTGGTGGCTACTGGCCGTCAGGCGCTGATACGTTAGACGCTTCCGAAGAGGCAATGTTAAAACTCTCCTGCGAGAGAGCACAACTCAAAGATGGTCAAACCGTTTTAGATTTAGGTTGCGGCTGGGGCTCCGTGTCCCTTTATGTGGCTGAGAAATTTCCAAATTGTAAAATCACTGGCGTGTCAAATTCTAAAACACAGAAAGAATACATTGACTCTGTAGCCAAGGAAAAAGGATTCAAGAACCTAACAATCATTACCCAGGACATGAACGATTTTCAAATCAATGAAAAGTTTGATCGGATAATTTCTGTTGAAATGCTGGAGCATATGAAGAACTATCAAAAGTTATTTGCGAAGCTTTCAGGATTTTTAAAACCAGAAGGACTTTTCTTTATACATATTTTTACTCATAAAGAATTTGCTTATCCATTTGAAGTAAAGGATGAGACAGATTGGATGGCAAAGTATTTTTTCACGGGTGGAATGATGCCTTCTCATAATTTGTTTTTGTATTTTCAAGAGCATTTGACAATTCGTAATCACTGGGTTGTAAATGGAGTCCATTACGGCAAAACAAGTGAAGCCTGGCTTGAGAATATGGACAAGAATAAAACACAAATTCTTCCTATATTAGAAAAAGCTTATGGAAAGGAAAATGTAACCAAGTGGTGGTCTTACTGGAGAATATTTTTTCTCTCCTGCGCAGAATTATTTGCCTATCGTAACGGCGAAGAGTGGTTAGTCTCTCATTACCTATTTCAAAAGAAATGA
- a CDS encoding peptidase M14: protein MNTDYHNRALPLSPRTAIDGNGEATRTSGVRGLFYIKRNRFKQNGFLTFANLEAAVRNDCILILISIHFFFSCSLLSQEVRYPNVPIYDNKELIPYKIQNKHHKKFKKVIKKFFSSMPDSTYKGKNYTVYLLNKSEMKTLEKSNIPYESFSKSAPFKYYDINYESRLKRKFKDLDDLRSGYKDQRLNKIYLKAVSEKFPEIVTYFELGKTRLGRVIPAIRITSPKRSEYKIPILFTGAHHANELISTEHCYDIIYHLLNDYDKYEPYLENISVWIVPMVNPDGSNFFWNWSVDMGRKNGYLPEDMRETNRSRGVDLNRNYPFRWNSGNKTASSGNTGHVFYRGSSPASEPETQAMMSLANQERFLFAMSFHSYAAAILFPYTIENVFNPEPDYAKNLGNRIVKFAKSVRIGKEFSLRKNLYPVDGTDQDYYYYKHGTNAFIAESTHQNVDYEIVRSILKGFKGVWENLLYEFFHGNKIILRIEDEVGNPIEAKVETEEIKHYEEENFTSHPETGIYVRMLLEEKEYNYLISKEGYEKQRVILKAGKSLQPNRVRLHKL, encoded by the coding sequence ATGAACACGGATTATCACAATAGAGCATTACCCCTGTCACCTCGAACTGCTATTGACGGTAATGGCGAAGCGACTCGGACTTCAGGTGTGAGAGGTCTATTTTACATAAAACGGAATCGCTTTAAGCAAAATGGATTTCTCACTTTCGCAAACTTGGAAGCCGCTGTTCGAAATGACTGTATACTAATCTTAATAAGCATTCACTTTTTTTTCTCTTGCAGTCTATTGTCGCAAGAAGTGCGATATCCGAATGTTCCAATCTATGATAACAAAGAATTAATTCCGTATAAAATTCAAAACAAACATCATAAGAAATTCAAGAAAGTAATTAAGAAATTCTTTTCTTCCATGCCAGACTCTACTTATAAAGGAAAAAATTATACTGTTTATCTGCTGAACAAATCAGAAATGAAAACATTAGAAAAATCTAATATTCCTTACGAAAGTTTTTCGAAATCGGCTCCTTTTAAGTATTATGATATTAACTATGAGTCACGCTTGAAAAGAAAATTCAAAGACTTAGATGATTTGCGCTCTGGCTATAAAGATCAGAGACTAAATAAAATATACCTCAAGGCTGTCTCTGAAAAATTCCCAGAAATAGTAACCTATTTTGAGCTAGGAAAAACAAGGCTCGGTAGAGTCATTCCCGCAATCCGAATTACTTCTCCTAAAAGATCGGAATACAAAATTCCAATTCTTTTCACAGGGGCGCATCATGCGAATGAATTAATTTCTACCGAGCATTGTTATGATATTATATACCACTTGCTAAATGATTATGATAAGTATGAGCCTTATCTCGAAAATATTTCTGTCTGGATTGTGCCGATGGTAAATCCAGATGGGAGCAATTTTTTTTGGAATTGGTCAGTTGATATGGGAAGGAAGAATGGCTATTTGCCGGAGGATATGCGGGAAACAAATCGTAGCCGCGGAGTAGACTTAAATCGCAATTATCCGTTCCGTTGGAATTCAGGAAATAAAACTGCTTCGTCTGGAAATACGGGTCATGTTTTTTATCGAGGTTCAAGTCCTGCGTCTGAGCCAGAGACACAGGCGATGATGAGTCTTGCGAATCAGGAAAGATTTTTATTTGCGATGAGTTTTCATTCTTACGCGGCGGCAATCTTATTTCCCTATACAATTGAAAATGTTTTTAATCCAGAGCCGGACTACGCGAAGAATTTAGGAAATCGAATTGTAAAATTCGCAAAATCAGTGCGCATTGGAAAAGAGTTCAGTCTTCGAAAGAATCTTTATCCTGTAGATGGAACTGACCAAGACTATTACTACTATAAGCATGGAACTAACGCATTTATTGCAGAGTCAACGCACCAGAATGTTGACTATGAAATTGTGCGCTCCATTCTAAAAGGATTTAAAGGAGTGTGGGAAAATCTTTTGTATGAATTCTTTCATGGAAATAAAATTATTCTACGCATCGAAGACGAAGTAGGAAATCCAATAGAGGCAAAAGTAGAGACAGAAGAAATTAAACACTATGAAGAAGAAAATTTTACAAGTCATCCTGAAACAGGCATCTATGTTAGAATGCTTTTGGAAGAAAAAGAATACAACTATCTAATTTCAAAAGAAGGCTATGAAAAACAAAGAGTAATTTTAAAAGCAGGAAAATCTTTGCAACCAAACAGAGTGAGACTTCACAAACTATGA
- a CDS encoding 1,4-dihydroxy-6-naphthoate synthase, producing MKPELTLAYSPCPNDTFLFYHLIHGDISGKFSVKEELHDVEKLNQYSELGKFDVTKLSFFAYFHVIEGYSLLNSGSALGRGCGPLLVKKKGKDLQKVKGEKILVPGLKTTANLLLNVYLQKDFLPTPLRYDLIMDKILSEEFDLGVIIHEERFTYEERGLEKVVDLGDYWESLTGKPIPLGAIAVKRTTDIDLQKEFDKSLRKSLELAYQFPEKTRKYILENSQVKDEAVVKSHIELYVNEFTADIGDEGKDAVYALLEKAKSLGLVKESKLGMFV from the coding sequence ATGAAACCAGAACTTACACTCGCCTACTCGCCCTGCCCCAATGATACTTTCTTGTTTTACCATTTGATTCACGGAGATATTTCTGGAAAATTTTCCGTGAAAGAAGAATTGCATGATGTGGAAAAGCTAAATCAATATTCAGAGTTAGGAAAATTTGATGTAACAAAGCTTTCTTTTTTCGCTTACTTTCATGTAATAGAGGGCTACTCGTTGTTAAACTCTGGATCTGCACTCGGTCGTGGATGTGGACCTCTTTTAGTAAAAAAGAAAGGCAAAGACTTACAAAAAGTAAAAGGGGAAAAGATTCTTGTTCCAGGGCTAAAGACTACGGCTAACTTGTTGTTAAACGTATATCTACAAAAAGACTTTCTCCCTACCCCACTTCGATACGATTTGATTATGGATAAAATTCTTAGCGAGGAGTTTGATCTTGGCGTAATCATTCACGAAGAAAGATTTACCTATGAAGAAAGAGGACTTGAAAAAGTTGTAGATCTAGGCGACTACTGGGAAAGCCTAACGGGTAAACCAATTCCACTGGGGGCAATCGCCGTTAAACGCACAACAGATATTGACTTACAAAAAGAATTTGATAAGTCTCTACGTAAAAGCCTTGAACTCGCCTATCAATTTCCAGAAAAAACCAGAAAATATATTTTAGAAAATTCCCAAGTCAAAGACGAAGCAGTAGTCAAGAGTCATATTGAACTTTATGTGAATGAATTTACAGCCGACATCGGCGATGAAGGCAAAGACGCAGTATATGCTCTATTAGAAAAAGCAAAAAGTTTAGGTTTAGTAAAGGAAAGTAAATTGGGAATGTTTGTTTGA
- a CDS encoding amino acid permease: MKHHTFNRTIGLTNAIILMMGNMIGIGIFVYPSLISSLLPHSIWFLLFWLFGGIIAISGALSSAELASVYPELGGDYAYLRNSYGRRWAFLYGFFTFFITFPGSIALGLSLSVHYQGAIILGDWVNTVCYSLPVFGFELHYYQVIAITLLLILTIVNHFGIESSIRFQKLVTFLPVVFLVGVGLLTITSILYYLFFGSGTKLLLADNMSKPFTLPDLLPSGTALVAIYWTYAGWNSPLAMGEEIKNPEKVIPRTMIFGPLVVMFIYLLLAFIFVALLPFESIQTGKDPFFIVGQYFLKNLLQLDSPVFIEWIPRIMTYIIFFIILGNTNSTIITGSRIQVAMSRDRLFIEKLGHLDPKTNTPVLGIWMQSMWALCMILFVSKESNLLNFSFICIIALSILTIYSVFRVKKHHNKPHLIPYLSYPLAPIVYIVTTSLILVLILGNYFREGNYIIPFFAFLSALAGFILYEIWKRIKITTDGHG, translated from the coding sequence TTGAAACATCACACATTTAATCGAACCATCGGACTTACCAATGCAATCATACTCATGATGGGAAATATGATCGGCATTGGAATTTTCGTTTATCCTTCCCTCATATCGTCTCTGCTCCCACACTCGATATGGTTTTTACTTTTCTGGCTCTTTGGTGGAATCATTGCCATCAGTGGTGCTTTGAGTTCTGCCGAGCTTGCAAGCGTCTACCCGGAGTTAGGCGGTGACTATGCCTATTTACGAAATTCCTACGGACGACGCTGGGCTTTTTTATACGGGTTCTTTACTTTCTTTATAACATTCCCCGGCTCGATTGCACTTGGGCTTTCTCTTTCTGTTCATTATCAGGGTGCGATTATTCTGGGAGATTGGGTGAATACCGTCTGTTATTCGCTTCCAGTTTTTGGATTTGAACTGCATTATTATCAGGTAATAGCCATTACACTCTTGTTAATTCTCACCATTGTAAATCATTTCGGGATAGAATCCTCCATTCGTTTTCAAAAGCTTGTTACCTTTTTGCCGGTAGTTTTTTTGGTAGGAGTAGGGCTATTGACTATAACGTCTATTTTATATTATCTCTTCTTTGGCTCGGGAACAAAACTACTTCTCGCGGATAATATGAGTAAGCCTTTTACTCTTCCTGACTTACTTCCTTCGGGCACGGCACTTGTTGCGATTTATTGGACCTATGCCGGTTGGAATTCGCCTCTTGCCATGGGAGAAGAAATTAAGAACCCAGAAAAAGTAATTCCGCGCACGATGATTTTCGGTCCGCTGGTTGTGATGTTTATCTATTTACTTCTTGCGTTCATCTTTGTTGCACTCCTTCCCTTTGAAAGCATTCAAACAGGTAAAGATCCTTTCTTTATTGTGGGACAATATTTTCTAAAGAATCTTTTGCAATTGGATTCGCCTGTATTCATTGAATGGATTCCTCGCATCATGACTTATATAATTTTTTTCATCATACTTGGAAATACAAATTCTACAATCATTACCGGTAGCCGCATTCAAGTAGCAATGTCACGAGATAGACTCTTCATCGAAAAATTAGGACATTTAGATCCGAAGACAAATACTCCTGTGCTTGGAATTTGGATGCAAAGTATGTGGGCGCTTTGCATGATTTTATTTGTGAGTAAGGAAAGTAATCTGCTTAATTTTTCCTTCATCTGTATCATTGCACTTTCCATTCTTACAATTTATTCTGTGTTCAGAGTAAAGAAACATCATAATAAGCCTCATTTAATACCTTATCTAAGTTATCCTCTGGCACCTATCGTTTATATTGTCACGACTAGTTTGATTTTAGTTTTGATCTTAGGAAATTATTTTAGAGAAGGAAATTATATAATTCCTTTCTTTGCATTTCTTTCTGCGCTTGCGGGATTTATTCTGTATGAAATTTGGAAACGAATTAAGATTACCACCGATGGACACGGATGA
- a CDS encoding YceI family protein, translated as MKKYKILLHTIGIILLVAYSGLSATALPEGKLKVESGKMHFTLVKTSSSGYDPDMTEFSSMTGLANQLSGSVDLKEKTFDMTMDVNLESFSLSGKFKFANNRMHETHLESFKFATANYKGKIVSYDPATGIAKVNGKMTSHGVTKDNFSIEGKVVPSKITKGNFSLTADFKVNLKDFGIEVPKTKLTNVSEIVKLKIKIELRTEK; from the coding sequence TTGAAGAAATATAAAATACTTTTACATACAATCGGTATAATTCTTTTGGTCGCGTATAGTGGATTATCCGCTACAGCACTACCCGAAGGAAAGCTAAAAGTTGAATCAGGCAAAATGCATTTTACATTAGTCAAGACCAGTTCATCTGGCTACGATCCTGATATGACTGAATTTTCAAGCATGACAGGACTTGCCAATCAACTATCCGGTTCTGTAGACTTGAAAGAAAAAACATTCGATATGACGATGGATGTTAATCTAGAAAGTTTCAGCCTTAGCGGTAAATTCAAATTTGCTAACAATAGAATGCATGAAACTCATCTCGAATCTTTTAAATTTGCTACAGCGAATTACAAAGGTAAAATCGTTTCCTACGATCCTGCAACCGGTATTGCAAAAGTGAACGGAAAAATGACTTCTCATGGAGTTACAAAGGATAATTTTTCTATAGAAGGCAAAGTAGTTCCTTCTAAAATCACAAAAGGCAACTTTTCATTAACCGCAGACTTTAAAGTTAATTTGAAAGACTTTGGTATCGAAGTTCCAAAGACAAAGCTTACAAATGTCAGCGAGATAGTAAAATTGAAAATTAAAATTGAATTGAGAACAGAAAAATAA
- a CDS encoding adenylate/guanylate cyclase domain-containing protein codes for MSIFFNRLFTILNLILFLNLVPFFFTSLSADSNEKLILPVDLTKLNWYVKQGFAASDLSKDQITDQTEYKKIANFPIILNSIYKIPISNDSVKEFTLQCNFQLNLERIDKGKELAFLFSGIGETWEIYLNGEKIKDEFGLENNQIVKYKTTRNSIITIPYDLLRENNNLTIHIAGSAPSSFLAPNSLSGMRFKDGYILDYEKRLQESIQQTTLLLFNAVYIFFGLYHLFFFIRWTEKKYNLYFAIFSISISIYFLSFSNIAFAKFEDTRSLLFFAYVSQPIAVMSFILFLYDYFYPSRKFSLFIKYTILSNLIIVLAFCIFKINFFHTFLFSWYILIIPQIGYIFYFIINATRKGLKDSVPMASSILVILFVVIWEIIDTIVFQTGIRFLQFAYFGFILSMVIILANRFIEINWETRRLNIELTHERDSFSKFVPTQFLDMLGKSSAKDISLGECKLQEMTILFADIRDFTSLSESMSPEENFKFINSYLKKMSPVIEKNNGFIDKFIGDAIMAIFHLPEEGLKASVEMIEELQKLNEGRSNAGYRALRIGIGLNTGMLMMGTIGHEDRLSTTVIGDTVNLSARLESLTKEYFTPILVSEFTVSKLTEDNKEYLREIDTVVVKGKTNSVKIFECFQVDSDDLIEKKIHSRKEFTEAVSFLESEDYETALEKFLKLKDILSGDVILSFHIIRCQEMIDSMKKRAKVAS; via the coding sequence ATGAGTATTTTTTTTAATCGGCTTTTTACTATTCTAAACTTAATTCTTTTCTTGAATTTAGTTCCATTTTTTTTCACGAGTCTTTCTGCCGATTCAAATGAAAAATTAATTTTACCTGTAGATTTAACTAAACTAAATTGGTATGTTAAACAGGGATTTGCCGCAAGTGACCTCTCTAAAGATCAGATTACGGATCAAACAGAATATAAAAAAATTGCAAATTTCCCTATTATATTAAACTCAATCTATAAAATTCCAATTTCAAATGATTCAGTAAAAGAATTTACCTTGCAATGTAATTTTCAGTTAAATCTAGAAAGAATTGATAAAGGTAAAGAGCTTGCTTTTTTGTTTTCTGGAATTGGAGAAACGTGGGAAATTTATTTGAATGGAGAAAAAATCAAAGATGAATTTGGCTTAGAAAACAATCAAATAGTAAAATACAAAACTACTAGGAATTCTATCATCACTATTCCATACGATTTACTTAGAGAAAATAATAATCTAACAATTCATATTGCAGGGTCTGCGCCTTCCTCTTTTCTTGCTCCCAATTCCCTTTCTGGTATGCGATTTAAAGATGGATATATTCTCGATTATGAAAAGCGGCTACAGGAAAGTATCCAACAGACTACCCTACTTTTATTCAATGCTGTCTATATTTTCTTTGGTCTCTATCACCTTTTCTTTTTCATTCGCTGGACAGAAAAAAAATATAATCTTTACTTTGCTATTTTTTCAATTTCAATCTCAATCTATTTCTTGTCATTTTCCAACATTGCCTTTGCTAAATTTGAGGATACTCGTTCTTTATTATTTTTTGCATACGTGTCACAGCCCATAGCTGTCATGTCGTTTATCTTGTTCCTGTATGATTATTTTTATCCCTCTCGAAAGTTTTCGCTTTTCATAAAATATACAATCTTATCAAATCTAATAATAGTTTTGGCTTTTTGCATTTTTAAAATCAATTTCTTTCATACATTTTTATTTTCGTGGTATATTTTGATTATCCCCCAAATCGGTTATATTTTTTACTTCATCATCAATGCAACAAGAAAAGGTCTCAAGGATTCAGTTCCAATGGCATCGAGTATACTTGTCATACTCTTCGTTGTCATCTGGGAAATAATAGATACAATTGTTTTTCAAACTGGAATTCGCTTTTTACAATTTGCTTATTTTGGATTTATTCTATCCATGGTGATCATTCTTGCAAACCGTTTCATTGAAATCAATTGGGAAACAAGAAGACTTAATATTGAACTAACGCACGAACGAGATTCTTTTTCCAAATTTGTGCCTACTCAATTTTTGGATATGCTCGGAAAAAGTTCAGCAAAAGATATTTCTCTAGGCGAATGTAAATTGCAAGAGATGACAATTTTATTTGCAGATATTCGTGATTTTACTTCTCTTTCTGAATCAATGAGTCCAGAAGAAAATTTTAAATTCATCAATTCCTATTTAAAAAAGATGAGCCCCGTTATAGAAAAGAACAATGGCTTCATTGATAAATTCATTGGGGATGCCATCATGGCTATTTTCCATTTGCCCGAAGAGGGTTTAAAAGCATCTGTTGAAATGATTGAAGAATTACAAAAATTAAACGAAGGGAGGAGTAATGCGGGCTATCGTGCTCTCAGAATAGGAATAGGGTTAAACACTGGTATGCTCATGATGGGAACAATTGGACATGAAGATAGACTCAGCACAACTGTAATTGGGGATACTGTTAATTTGTCGGCGAGATTGGAATCATTGACAAAAGAATATTTCACTCCCATTCTTGTTTCTGAATTTACCGTCTCAAAGCTAACAGAGGATAACAAAGAGTATCTGAGAGAAATTGATACAGTAGTAGTAAAAGGAAAAACGAATTCGGTTAAAATATTTGAATGCTTTCAAGTTGATTCTGATGATTTAATAGAGAAAAAGATTCATTCGAGAAAAGAATTTACGGAAGCTGTTTCCTTTTTAGAATCAGAAGATTATGAAACTGCCTTAGAAAAATTTTTAAAATTAAAAGACATTTTGAGTGGTGATGTAATTCTTAGTTTTCATATCATTCGATGCCAAGAAATGATAGACTCTATGAAAAAGCGAGCCAAAGTGGCTTCATGA
- a CDS encoding YceI family protein: MKKFKIISLLVVLLFSAMSLIQAVEVSESKLKLTSGKILFVLVKTEWDVAAKMSGVADEFYGSVDVASKKVSIFASIKHDNFYLTGAYKYANDLMHEGYLESETYHTANFDGMITEHDKTSGDIKVVGKMQIHGVTKDSVEIIGKLKKSGKGYLFTSSFKINPKDYKMDPPKIKEVDVSVKFELTAN; the protein is encoded by the coding sequence ATGAAGAAATTTAAAATAATCTCATTGCTTGTAGTTCTACTATTTTCTGCAATGAGCCTAATTCAGGCAGTAGAGGTTTCTGAGAGTAAACTCAAATTGACTTCAGGCAAAATTCTGTTTGTTCTTGTAAAAACAGAATGGGATGTTGCAGCAAAAATGTCTGGTGTAGCAGACGAGTTTTACGGCTCTGTAGACGTTGCATCAAAGAAAGTCAGTATTTTTGCTTCTATAAAGCATGACAACTTTTATCTTACTGGTGCATACAAGTATGCAAATGATCTAATGCATGAAGGTTATCTAGAGTCGGAGACTTATCATACTGCTAATTTCGACGGTATGATAACTGAGCATGATAAGACGTCAGGCGATATAAAGGTCGTTGGTAAGATGCAAATCCATGGAGTTACTAAAGACAGTGTAGAAATTATAGGAAAATTAAAGAAGAGTGGCAAAGGTTATTTATTCACATCTAGTTTTAAGATAAATCCTAAAGATTACAAAATGGATCCCCCAAAAATCAAAGAAGTCGATGTAAGCGTTAAATTCGAATTAACCGCAAATTAA
- a CDS encoding TPM domain-containing protein: MKNLLAICFATFSLSIALNAEVVDTAGMFSQSALNEANQRLEEVKRKSGKELVIETIEEVGQADANALALEKAKARRVNGVYVLISKKDRKLKVEIGNKTKEVFGDSERNILKAKFTEEFKNKNFDRGLSSSVEYFAGVMNSAVANTGNNRNYPQRSEMPIRSNQTTGGFPWMTIIIFAVLGFIAFKVITSLMSTNRGGAGNMNQPYGANSGYGSSGPGFMGTFLTGMLGAAAGS, encoded by the coding sequence ATGAAAAATTTACTGGCAATCTGTTTTGCAACGTTTTCTCTTAGTATTGCGCTTAACGCTGAGGTTGTGGATACTGCGGGTATGTTTTCCCAGTCTGCACTAAATGAAGCAAATCAAAGGCTAGAAGAAGTCAAACGCAAATCTGGAAAAGAATTGGTAATTGAAACAATCGAAGAAGTAGGGCAAGCAGATGCAAATGCATTAGCGCTTGAAAAAGCAAAAGCTCGTAGAGTCAATGGAGTCTATGTCTTAATTTCCAAAAAAGATCGCAAATTAAAAGTCGAAATTGGAAATAAAACAAAAGAAGTCTTCGGAGATTCAGAACGAAATATTCTCAAAGCAAAATTTACCGAGGAATTTAAAAATAAAAATTTCGACCGAGGACTGAGTTCTTCCGTTGAATACTTTGCAGGTGTAATGAACTCCGCTGTGGCAAACACAGGAAATAACAGAAATTACCCGCAAAGAAGCGAAATGCCAATTAGATCAAATCAAACTACTGGAGGTTTTCCCTGGATGACAATTATAATTTTTGCAGTGCTTGGTTTTATTGCATTTAAAGTTATTACTTCTCTCATGTCAACAAATCGTGGCGGAGCGGGTAATATGAATCAGCCGTATGGAGCAAATAGCGGTTACGGAAGTTCAGGTCCCGGCTTCATGGGAACATTCTTAACTGGTATGCTCGGCGCAGCAGCAGGGAGTTGA